The window TGCCACAGGTAATTCAGCCAATTCAGTCATTTACAAATGCGCTTAAATCCTTTATAAGTCATTATTGGCACAATAATAACGTAGCCAAAAAAGCATAAAGATTAATATACTGTTAGTCAATTATAGCAGTGATAAAGCAAACTTGGACTTGGTGATGTGGTGTTGAGAGCTCAAATCTTGACCAAGTTGTGTTTTGTGAACGAAAACTGCGTTGGTTTCAACTTTCTAGCAATGAAACAACGAAAGATGGTATTCAACACTGATAATGGTAATAATACtttcattaaaatgaatttagTGTGAAATAACAGAAGTACCTTTGTGTCGTCACTTTACGTCTGTGATCGGAGTATAATTGGAACGTTATCGTCGTCAAAGCCAAGGTAGACCTCTAATAGCTACAAATCAaaagtttgaataaaaattctgggttaaaatttacacaaacgtGACAACTAGAAGAAAAAAGTACCGGATTATTCAGCTGATTTAACATCTTTTGAATTTGAGATGATTCATCTTTGTTTACATGTCGCTTTTTTTTCGTAGTTCCATCATCAGGTGCAGCGAAACAATTCCACATCCAAAGTTCCTCTTTGATTTTTGCAAAGAATGAAATTGGAGGAAGCTCTGAAAGAATACTGCCACCAAGCCACAGCACTCGAATCTGCGatgtaaaaatgattttacaatttacaacttaaaTTACAcctttttgtatttcttacaTAAAACGACTTGACTTTGACCGAACTTAAACAATTTGCTTAAAATGAGTCCCAGTCCGCTAAAAAAGACCTTAAATAACGATTTTAAGTAGCTACAAAAAAGTAGATTTTAGATCCATTTAATATAATCACGGCAGGTGTTAATCAccttatttcaaaataatttttaaattctaatttaaatttaaaacaataccACGGCCTACGCTGCGTAGTGATAATCAAGATGAACTTGATGCCGGCTTTACAAATACCAAAACTTACCTATTATGATGTAGTAGATATAAGAAAGAAGTTTTATGCAATGctaccaaatgtttaaaaacaatcaaccACACAAACCCTTCCAGGCATTTTCATAATTGCAGAAATCACTTGTTGCGTATCATCAGGTGCAGAGAGACAACCGATCAAATAAACCTTGTTTAACGTTTTCTTCTGCCTAGATAAAACTTTACACAAGAGGGCGGTAGTGGTAGAATTCAAAGGCATCGACTGCAGGTCCAGTTCTTGGGGAAATTTTTCAATCGCTTTTCTAGTCAATTGATTGTTGTTGCACTCAGCTATGTCAGACAAGAGCGACATATATCTGTGCTTGTCAtctaaatgaaaatattaGTAATTACATTCTCTGACGAACGGCAAAAAATACGCGTTGTTCAATCGACCCCAATtatctttgtttaaattttaaacagctTTTGCTGTAAATCTGTTACGTTTCGCATTCTTGAATAATATTAAACTCAAAAACGTTCTTTATTGTATCATTGAAGCATCTCAAACATGCAATAGCCTACTCTAAGAGAAACACATATGCAATACTATAACATTAACTTAAGGATCAGCAGAAGATTTTACAGTTTGTTACTTCTTTGAATTTAACGATAATAACAATGATCATTGTAATATTATTTAAGATTGTATCACCTTCTCTCCACGTCTCTAATGGAGTGAAATACTTCAGTTGTGACTCTAGTGCTTCAGTCAATATTCTGCTCTTTTTCTCCAAATCTAAAAGAAGTGATGGTCAGTGAGTGACGTGAGATGACAACTGAACTGAACTGAACTGAGAACTGTCAGTGTACGAGAGACTGATGAGTGTATGAGAACTGATGGTCATCCTAGCGTATGCAATCAAGAAAGACTAAACCAAACTGAGtatgttttaattgaaagaaaataaaattttagaaatttgttaatatatttatatctTCTTTATACTGTGAATATGTACGAGTAAAACTTTGgtaagaaaatttttcacTGTCCGGGTTTGCCATAAACACTTCTCGAACTTTAGCGTAATTTGAGCAAATCTGAAGCTAAATATTcgattttattaatttttgtagGTTGGGTATTAGTTCGGTCCTTTGATGATTCAAGTTACAATAATAGAAAAACAAACTGGAAGGAAAAATGAAAGCTgaaatgaaaagaaacttcaattGTTCAACTTCATTTGCAAACCTGCAGTAATTTGAAGATCTTCATCATTTTCGTAAATCCATTCCAAATCTTCATCATCTTCACCGCATAAAACACACGTAtgcttgtaaatatttgttccaatttatatataattatatataattatttatatacaatttgtatttaatttacataaaatataaaatatgaaacaaaacacataaaaacaaaccttttttcaaaGCGATGTCCAGCATGATCCCGCACGTGAACTGTCTCACCATCGACCAATGATCcaagaaaaaaatactttCGGCAAAATCTTGGAATTCGATGACACTCATGCCCTGCAAGATGTGAAGAGCGGCGAAACACTCCTGTACGGTCTGATGGGTGAAATGCAACTTCCTTTCTCCTTTCATAATCTTCGCGCTTGCACCTTTGCGGTTGTGAAACACAATCACTAGATCCTGCACAGTGTCTACGTCTAACCCTTCCTGTACAAGCCTTCGTTCACTAATCACCACGGTCGAATCTCTTGTCGCATCAAACGCCACTTTAGCCATTCGTTGCATGTTTTGTCTCAAACCTCGTTGTCTGAAATTGCTGCAGTGCTGGAGGTCGGACAGAGCAGTGATGTAAACTCTAGTGATCGAAATCAGACCCGCAACAGGGATCCCAGACTCAGTAATGCATGCTCTTGCCACAAATTGGAGAATGAGTGGACTGAGGCAGAAGCTGTGCAGTTGAGGGGCATCTGACTTGATTTTATTCCATAGATTGTCATCTTTTGCTTTAATGTAACAGCGAAATAGCATCTTTGCATCTTCAGGAAGCAAATCTTGAAGATAATATGTGGCGTTTGGTCGCATTGCTTTGGGGATGGAAAGAGCTGCGTGAGGCCGTGAAGtggcaacaacaaaaacatcttTCAAAAAGTTTCCATTCCACACACTCGCAACCAGTCCACATGCACTCATTTTTTGCTCAAGATCAAACTTTGGAAGCGTTGGAGGCAGATTCCAGTTTACCTGGTCGAGTGCATCGATCAGCAGCATGCACTTATCTTGATTTGCAAGGACCCAATCCCAGATCAAATTCCTGGTTACTTTAGGAAGTTCTGAATATGGTCGGTCTATGAGAAGTTCACGAAGTGAGAGTTTATCATCATCACCATAGTCAATGTCAATAAATCTAGTATTCAGGCAGATGTGATGTGGAAATTTATCACATTGTTTGGACAAACGTTTGTAGGCAACCGTCTTTCCAGATCCGGGATTCCCCACCACCAGAATAAACCGAtgttcttttctttcttcaataagtttgttgaaaaatatttcctgGCCTAGATTGAAATCTTTCTGCTGCTGCTGGACTTTCTTTTTTGACGGAACATAAATATCCAACATAGAGCTCTGCATCGTATAAATGTCCTCCTTCACCAACCGGGGATATACTCTGGGAATCGAGGAAggattaacatttttaaaggaCACTTCGAAGTGAACATCCTCTTCATCCTCATACTTCTTTTTGTAATCTTTAAGAGCTTTGATGGCTTGTTCACCTGCGATTAGTAAAGTGAAGaagtttaattgaaatatattctttgaaaagtaaagtttaaattttctaataaacttaaaatgtACAATATGCACAAAAGTATGTATGTCAAGTATAATTTGCTTTTAAGTTGAACTTTTAATCGTTCGCTAGCTCATTGGTGTCACTTATACTTCCTTAAAGCTAACGTGCATATGATATGTATACAAAGATTCAAAAGCGAAAGAATTTGCAAATGATAAGTATGATACTTCACAAAACTGCCAATTTAATATCAATAAGAAACCGGCTTTGTTTGAGCAAACAAACGTAATACAAAACAACATCTGACAAAGCCTGACCTGCGGTTATGGCCTGACCAGTTTCTATTGAACTGGCGTGGGGTGATCCCGTGTGTTCAGTTGGAACTGCAGCTGGTTGTTTTGGCTCTGTCAATTTAGATTGGTCTAGTAAAAAGAATACAACAAGTTACACAAGTTACAGTTTGTTAGTTTAACTTTGCATCACAAATGAGCAGGAAAAATCCTGTAACAATTGCACTTGAAGTTGATGGAGTAGATGAAATAGATGGAGCTAAATATACGTAAAAACTTAAATCTTCACAAGGAATTCAAGCTTCGAAACAATATAATAAGCCCAATAAAAACTCTGTAATACCATCTGAATCACTGATGTCCGTCTGCTTATATTCTCTGTTGTCTTGGTATTGTCTTCCATCGTGATGATAAATTCGAGGAGCATTGATTATCGTAACTGGTCCTGCGTCACGCAATTAAAAGCaaagatttttataaatataggATAATTTTGTTTCACTTTAAATCGTGTTGGTTTTATATTCGTAGAATCACTAATGTCCATTTTACTATATTCTCTGTTGTCTTTGTATTGTCATTTCTGGTTTcatttaaagataaaaaatgtaatttgcgTAGTAGCAGGAAATTTACACTGAATATCTTGTAATGTATTAGATACGCAGCTACAGCAAACtggttttcataaaatttaccaactctGCTTTCAGCTACTTTGCTTGCAAGCTCAATCAAGTCTGGACGCATTGTATTAACAACACCCTGAGAGGATTCAGCACTTCCCATTGTTTGCGAGTTCCTACTTCCTCCTTCTGCAGTTACTGGatctaaagcaaaaataaatgaaaccgAAAATCTTTGCCCTCATAGCGTCACATTTAACAAGAAATATCAAATCATGAAGCAAATACACAGAATTTATTTGTTGATTTCACACCCCCCACCAACAGGGATTCCTGCTTGCATCTCACCAGCACGTGATGTTCCCGGTTGTTCCCCTCTTCCACctgataaaatatttccatcGCCATCAGCTTGTACAGGTTTAGATTTATCTTCAGACAAACTCGGTTCTTCTGGCATTGACATGGTTTAAGGTGGCAATAATTATCTTAACTTACGTGCATTTGgtcaaactttgaaaataaccGACCTTTCATGACAAATAAGCTCTGAATACAATCTAACTTAATTCATTTTGCGATCCAGTCTTCTTTAGGGAAAGCCACTTTTACACTATTACGTAGAAGCTTCTATTTGGCTGAAGAAAAATAATAGTAAGCTGTTTGATATTTGACAGCAATGGAAGCTTGTTGCGCtcttaaaatatcaaaacgaGGCAACAACGCGTATCGCCTCGAGCGTATCGCATCGAGCGTATCGCAGCACGAACTTAATTTTGTTCCAAAAAATGACGTTTTCCATCGTCTGGTAATTTTAATGTAATCGATGGAAACGAAACGAAAACCGACGTCACAAAACCCACACGCGAAGCACTAATCTTGTTGTGGTTGAGATAAAATATGGTTGACATGGATTGTTAATTGAAAGAGTTGTTTGGAAGAAgtagttttgtttgattgacaGTTCTTAAATATGTACAAAATCTTGACCGATGTGTGCGTAATATGGTTTGCGTCACTATGTTCGTTTCGAAGTCAACCAACAACAACTGGGAGATGTCAACGGGCAGATGCAGAACACAATAGagtttgaactttttttgtaaaattataagTTATTTTCGTTAGATAAAGGTTTGGAAGTTGCTGCATactctggtgacgtcacgatggtTTAGCAAGTAAATGTGTTAAAATAGTTTCAGGAAATGACGCTTGTTTTATCAAACGATGGTTTCCAACTAACTCAGTATTCATAAATTAAACGTGACGCAAAAATGTCTTATTGGTGTTGAGATTTTATGGTAAACGTTCGCGTCAGATACGTGGCGTGGCTTGAAGCCGTAAATATCTTCTAAATACATAAAGCGCAAACAGCGACATAAAAGATTTTAAGCAAATGCAATTGTGAAAGCTTCTTTCAGACTACGTTTATGACTCTGAAATAATCAACACACAGATTTAGTCCTAAACCGAAGGTGACTTTGACGCTGTTGTTGTGCTGGTCTTgaaattcttgtaaaaacaaTCTATCATTGCCCGGACTATGTTATATGAAGTCATCTCACGATATTAAAGTGGCCTGTTACGTCATTGCCATTAATCCATGACGTACTGCCCACTCCTGAACTTGTACAAGTTGGCAAGCTATATTGAAGCTCTAAACTTCACTACTACGCTATATACTTTTTATGCTGTTTTACCgcaaaatgtcaaaaaaacaaatcctGTTGTGCTCTGTGGTTTTACGTAAATATCGACAGATTTTAAGCTATTAAAAGCACGTAAAGGTATTAAGCAATTATCTCGTTGGAATACATAATATTCGTTACTTGACTGTATTATGCAAGTTTCAATtatcagaaaatttaaaaagatcAGATTCTTATAAAAGAtcactttaataaaattaacattttttctaataaCTCAGTTGTTTTCATAGTTCGACGTCAGAGGATGATTAGATTACGTAGCATAATCTGTCGCCACAAGTATCTGTAACGCGAGTGTTTTAAACTTCTTTGCGACCGGTCAGATGAAATTATCAACACTCTAACGttaaaagttgaataaaatttgtgttaaataaccaaataaaacatttccatatcaacatttttataactGGAATGTCTAAACTTTGTCTTTGACATCGCccaaacaacacaaaaatatgCGATATAACATGGGATGGTCACATTCCATTAACAGcgcaaataattaatatactGATGTCTTTGCGCATTTCGTGGTGAGCATCACTGCGCCCGCAAACCACGCTTTGGCTTTTCAGTGGAAACCGATTGACGCATGTTGcggtaaaattaaaattaaaacctgTTCTTTTCCAACAGCTCAAAAATTGCCAAGCGCTCGACGGTTAAATTGAAGCAAGTTGCAAGTTTATGATTGTGGCCTCGGTTTCATCAACTTCGTGGTTTGAAGGTTCAACACCGTGGTATGCGCTGCCTACACTAAAGTGgtcatatttttaacaacGCTAAATGTTCTTGTAAATATTATAGGCACAGCCTCCTAAACAGGCTAAGCTAGTCTTGGCTTAGTCTGTGGGCTATATTTTGTTTCCACAATTATAATCCAGTAGTTGAAATACTTTTGATTaaaatgatgattttgttATTGTACAGAACACAGTCTTGCTGAGCTACTATCCTATAAATTAGCTCCTGCTGTACAGGTCTGGctttttctaaaattaatcccatttgtgtttttttaatctatgttgtttgcaaaaattaaatcatttgTGTCAGATTATTGAACTCAATCTTTATCTGCCCTTAGTGACGAATTAAGCAGATTATTTTGTGTAAAGACATGGATTAAATGAAGAATTTGCTAACACAATATATGGCAAACATGGTTTTTAACAGTGTACCTACACTAAAGTGGTCAGAGTTTTTACAACGCGCCCCTAAATATTCTTGAACAATGCTTTAGTAATGTATGCTTTGTGCTGAAAAAGCATTGTGTCAGCTTTGATGgaaaaataagcaaaattgTTTGCCAAAAAGTTGTCTTAAAATACAacaatatgaaataaaaattctacCAAATTATTACCATTGTTAACACCTTTCTTGATTGTAGAATATTcttattacaaaaactttttggcCTATTAAACCAGAAAAAACTACAATTGTGCGCCCATATTGTTATCTAGCTCCATGtaatttgcaaactttatGACAAATATGTGTTATTGTGGCAAAAAGACAAGAGAATAGAATAAAATCATATACGGTAATAATGCGTAACAGTTTGATCTTATTCTAATCCATAAAATGCTTTTGACTTTCCTTCAGAAAACACTTCATAAAATAGCAACACTAGCAATTACATGCGCGAGTGGCGAATATTTATGGCTTAAAGCGTTCGATTGATTTGTGGAAGTCAATTTTCGTGAACACAGATAAAAAGTGCCGCCGggaatttgttaaatttaagttGATTTTCTCGCAGCTGAATTATCATGACTAATACAAACTATTACAGAAAATAAAGACTATGTAATCACCGCTCGGCTGGAAAGTGAGATGTATGAGATGCAGCTAATTAAtgatatatcaattaatgctGAAGCTATGGACCCATCCACCCTGTTCAAACGAACTTAACAAACACATGACAATGAAACGCTAATTTTACCAACAAAAATATGGGATTGCCACAAGAGTTAATCACTCTTATTATTTGGTAAATCTTAGCCTTGTCCTCGATGCACACAGGAAAATCAAAGcgattaatttcaaaatattaattCGTGACATCGTCTGGTTTGTCCTTTGTTAAAAAGACAACAACTTCCATCCAAGTCTTCAAAGACCACAACTTACAACAGACTTTTCGCAAATTAATACCAGTATTGAGAgagatttgaaatttttggaCGTCCTACACCACACTACAAAGGAATCAAAACATGATCATTTTGTTAGAAATTATGTCAAACCAGCTGCCAGAGATTGGTTATATTTAAACGGCAATTCACATCACCTGAACGGAGTTGTCAGGGGAATAACCTATGACGAAACTGTTAGACTGCGCAGatcaatgaaaaaaacaaaggtTCTACAAAAACTGTAGaaaatctttaaaacaaaatgcctTGCATCAAACTTTCTAAAAAGTCTAGTCTAGAAAATAATTCAAGACGTTAATGACCGGTCAAGAAGGTTTAAGACGTCAAACAACGCGGAGAATATGGACAACCAAGGACCACTGCGAGTCATCTGGGCTACGAGTTTTCTTAACTCAGTAAaaccaacaaacaaaaataatactCAAGTCACGAGCAAGAATAACTTACGAGCACCCACGTTCACTCAGCACCATCTTAACAAACAACCGCCAGCTGGCACACGGAAGATCAAACCTTGACGATGCCCCAAGCTCATCTAAACCACGAAAGATCAGACCCGAACAACACACCAGAGTAGTCTAAACCATGCGGTAATTGCGTTTTACGTGGACACTATAGTGACCATCAAAACATGGTCGCAGAAACTAGAGTTGTAACTTCCCAAACCAGCACATTAAGTTAAGGCAAGATGCTACATGTGGGAAATATAGCGCATTCGTAGCATCGTGTAAAATTTGTACCGCGCTATATGTTGACCAAACTAAAAACAGCTTCTCTACACGTTGAAATGCTCTTAGAGTATTCTAAAATTCTAAAAATTCTAACAAAATCTAAGCGATGGCAAAGTTGCCCCAAAAATACATCGCAACAATTCCCACAGAAAAGTTGTTGTCTGTTGAAAAAAGTCCAAGTATTGCAGTTTGCTACACGGTCACCATCATAAGACAGCCACACCGGGAATGACCGTTGCGGAATCTAACCGGATAAGCAATTAAGCTACTAACAAAACCAACAACCAACTAAATAACTGTTAACAGGAAAGATACGGTGAAGGCATATTAAGATGTCGCTAATGGCTTTACGTTAATACCGCGAGTTGCTCGGAGGCTCCGTCAAACACAACGTTATAATACATACCCGGTTCAGAGCctacgaaacaaataaacgCTTATCAAAGCGACTCTATAAGTTTAATCAAACAGAAGCAATGAAATACAAACCGACCTGGCGAACTAAAGATATCAACCTCGTCAGAATATTTACCTGGTTACTGATTCATATTCTACCAACTACAATGTGTTTCGGGGATTTTAACCTTTTTACTCGTGTCTCGGAGTCTGTGTTTTCAGTTGatgaattaatttatttgttacCATGTGCACTCGAGCATGACGATTTTTGAGCGCGCATACTTTACCTTTGTGTAACGCAACTGTAAGTTGCCGAACCGAACAAAACGTTTCACTAATATGTGCACCCGAGCATGATTAACCAAGCGTGGATGAAATTTCGTTTTGACGTCACTACGCAAAATGAGTCACCTTGAATATTCTTCTTAACAGCAACGAGCTACAAGAAAAATCCGCCTTTGAAACGTCAAGTTTTCAAACCTCTAAAGCAAGGAGCGCCTTCACTGCGTGCCTTCAACGCCACCGTGCGACGGAAAATTTCATCTCACACGCGCTGCACCATGTAATATAACAATTCACTGTTTATCAAGTCCACCGGAACTGTTTTGCTGTGATCAACCAATAAATCATATCATGGAAACAGCAAATTAACTTTCGAAAAAATATCATAAGATATTTACTCACTCTGCCATTGAGTATAGAGTCCCCCAAAACATACGTTATCAAATGACACTTTTCGCCTTAGACCTCAACATATcatcaaaaattacaaaatgtcgatttattataaaaagttgttacgaCATTAAACCATTTCACAGTGGCAGCCGAATGAAAATCGTGCGAATGCTGTAAAcgacataaaaataacaatctaACAACATAACTGGAGATTTGCTCGAACCACGATAAAGAACACACTTCAACATTGACGTGGCATCAACTACACAAACTTCTTTCCGGGATAGGCCGTCAGCACAGGATTCAGCGGTCGCTTCTCGATCCCGAAATAATGGTCCGAGTTAAGAAGGGGGCAGTCGCTAAACTCGATGACGTAATCGTAGTACAAGGTTGCAATGGTTGGCTGGCGAAGTGGTCCACCGGTCAAACCGTTGTCTTCCAGGGTCGTGTAGGTGAGCAGTCGCTGCTCAATCTCACAATCCCTGGACATACTCAGTTTGAAGACAGAGTTGGCAAATATACatcaacttttaaatttttaactgttTCCGTGTCAAAGTATATCAAACTTTTgatgaaaatgtaaaatccAAATTTGAAACCTTGTTAGCATACTACCTGGATGAAATACGATTACGTACTTGTCTTTATAAACATGCATCTGACCACTAGTCACTTTCGACACCTCCCCCACCAACTTGACCAGGGAGCCGACGGGTATATGGCTGTGAACCGTCACCCGGAAGTGGCACGGGTGGTTGGCGACCGCATCAAACGTGGCAAGCCGCATGTTCAGTTGGATATATCTAAAACATACAAAGGTTGAGGTTAAGCTTCAAATTCTGACCAGATAGAGTTTGCTCTGTAACTGAGTTAGGCTTAAACTTGAGCGCACTCAAATAAGATCAACAATCCTTGCCTTGGATGAGCATGTTGGAATGGGTCGGATAAATTCTCCTTCACCGAATTCTCTTTCACTGCGAAGATCTCAGGAGAGAAATCGTCCGGAGTCAAATTGTGTTCCTCTCCATCCACGTCATCAGCGAAGACTCTGTCGTGGATGCCGCGTTTAAATTCGCAATATTCGATGAGTCCAGAGCCTTCCGGATCAAGCTTTTGACAGAGCGCATGAACCTCAAGGTCAGTGATTGGACAATGCAAGTCGTGCAAACCTggaattaaagttttaaacgaTAAATCCCATGAAATATCTTCCGAGTATTCGAAGCTTACCGGCGCGAAACACTTGAAAGGTCACGACACCATCCCCTTCTTGGTCAAAGTTTTTGAACAACGATTCAACTTCGTTGCAATTGACCATCATCCAATGATCGATCTTATCCAGGAACTTCTTGTAAGCGGCCTCGTCCAAGATGAACTTTTCAAGTTTCTTCGCAAGTTTTAACTAAAACGCGGAAACAGTCTCCAAAtactctttggtacaaaaacacaaacaatatCATCAGCGCACTTTTATCAGAAGTCTTACTGCCGCTTTATCTTCTTTTGTTAATTTCGCTTTTTTAGCTTTCTTCTTCTTGCTTATACCGAGCTGTGCTCCGTCGCCATCTAGCTGGAGATCTTCAGGTCCATCGGAGGGAGTCTTTCCGGATGACTTCTTCTTTGATCtggaattttaaaatattatgatgtctatgtacACTGTCACCCTCAGCAAAATTCTCCGTGTTTTATCATTTGAGACAATTATTAGCAACCAGAAGAGTGAAAATGATGGATGAAATAGTACAAGTGTTGTACaatgatgtaataaaaataatacaatacaacaatacaatgatgtaataataCAAGTGCCAGACCACAAGTGAGTTGAGTTTATCGAATAAAACGGGAAAAATGCAAATCTACGCTCACTTTTTTCCTTTCTTTTTCACCATAGTGGGTCTCCTTCACTCTGAATAAGCAACAACCTAAATCACCTTAACATTCTGCATTAtaagtgcataagttgtaaattaATATTGCAGAAGTGTTTGCTTCTACTGTTTATAGATTACACTACAGTAAAAAGAATAGAATTATCACCAAtttaatgcaaattaaatgCAATTAGTCTTACATTTTCAGCGATCAGAAACTAAGAAAGAATTTATGAGTAAAAGCATGAATAACATCAATAACTTGTCACCATCACACAAGACTGTGAGACATTTCATTTCTATGAAGTATTTTTCATCAGTTTGCAGTATCATGAACTTCATTTTGACttatttacattaaaatcACGTCGAACAACAGGTTGGTTATGGGTGATATGAAGTGATCGATACATTGACCTTCATCTTGCATCCCGTCTTATATGAATTATTAAAGTGCAGATATTATGAATAATATGAACTTATACCAGCAACAGGTATAAGTGGTTAGATTGAAATCAAAAGTTACAAAGCGGTTGTAAGAGACAAGTTTACGAGGTTTTGATTAAAGACTCACAAAATCAATGTGACATCACAAGATGGCAGGCTTGTAATTAAGATAAAGCACACTTCACATAAACAACTAATCACTCATAACGACGATAACTTAATGTTGTTCCGTAGTTCATTAAATGCACTTCCCCTTAAACATGAGCAACTTTAGAATAACTTCTAATATTTATCGACAGTAAACGTATTCATATTTTGAACAATTTACAATGCATATGAGATATATTCTCATAGCATGAACACCTTGAAAACACCTTTACTACCGCAGCAATGCAAAGAATTAAACCTGAAATTAAAACCTGGCTTAAACTAAATTTAACCGCTACATGTCAATAAGCAATACAAAGGACTTTAGGAGCCATTTCACtttaagcaattttcatttcatCGACCCAAGCCACAATCTTATTAATGGCATCGACTGTTGGTGCACAAAATTTCTCTAAAAATGAGTCGTCAAAATCTTTCGCTCCCAATTCCTCGCTCGCAGTTAAAGCAGCTGCTCCTGAAAGGAAAATGAAATATCTCTGCTGAATGTTCACGGAATCACCTGTTTGGACAAATTGTTCCATTTTATCACATTGGTAATGATTCTACCACTGGAACCACAACACATGAAAACATTAGCAACAGCTAATGCAATATTAGCATTAGCAACATCGACATTAGCT of the Clavelina lepadiformis chromosome 7, kaClaLepa1.1, whole genome shotgun sequence genome contains:
- the LOC143465755 gene encoding uncharacterized protein LOC143465755 isoform X2, with amino-acid sequence MSMPEEPSLSEDKSKPVQADGDGNILSGGRGEQPGTSRADPVTAEGGSRNSQTMGSAESSQGVVNTMRPDLIELASKVAESRVGPVTIINAPRIYHHDGRQYQDNREYKQTDISDSDDQSKLTEPKQPAAVPTEHTGSPHASSIETGQAITAGEQAIKALKDYKKKYEDEEDVHFEVSFKNVNPSSIPRVYPRLVKEDIYTMQSSMLDIYVPSKKKVQQQQKDFNLGQEIFFNKLIEERKEHRFILVVGNPGSGKTVAYKRLSKQCDKFPHHICLNTRFIDIDYGDDDKLSLRELLIDRPYSELPKVTRNLIWDWVLANQDKCMLLIDALDQVNWNLPPTLPKFDLEQKMSACGLVASVWNGNFLKDVFVVATSRPHAALSIPKAMRPNATYYLQDLLPEDAKMLFRCYIKAKDDNLWNKIKSDAPQLHSFCLSPLILQFVARACITESGIPVAGLISITRVYITALSDLQHCSNFRQRGLRQNMQRMAKVAFDATRDSTVVISERRLVQEGLDVDTVQDLVIVFHNRKGASAKIMKGERKLHFTHQTVQECFAALHILQGMSVIEFQDFAESIFFLDHWSMVRQFTCGIMLDIALKKDDEDLEWIYENDEDLQITADLEKKSRILTEALESQLKYFTPLETWREDDKHRYMSLLSDIAECNNNQLTRKAIEKFPQELDLQSMPLNSTTTALLCKVLSRQKKTLNKVYLIGCLSAPDDTQQVISAIMKMPGRIRVLWLGGSILSELPPISFFAKIKEELWMWNCFAAPDDGTTKKKRHVNKDESSQIQKMLNQLNNPLLEVYLGFDDDNVPIILRSQT
- the LOC143465755 gene encoding uncharacterized protein LOC143465755 isoform X1, which codes for MSMPEEPSLSEDKSKPVQADGDGNILSGGRGEQPGTSRAGEMQAGIPVVTAEGGSRNSQTMGSAESSQGVVNTMRPDLIELASKVAESRVGPVTIINAPRIYHHDGRQYQDNREYKQTDISDSDDQSKLTEPKQPAAVPTEHTGSPHASSIETGQAITAGEQAIKALKDYKKKYEDEEDVHFEVSFKNVNPSSIPRVYPRLVKEDIYTMQSSMLDIYVPSKKKVQQQQKDFNLGQEIFFNKLIEERKEHRFILVVGNPGSGKTVAYKRLSKQCDKFPHHICLNTRFIDIDYGDDDKLSLRELLIDRPYSELPKVTRNLIWDWVLANQDKCMLLIDALDQVNWNLPPTLPKFDLEQKMSACGLVASVWNGNFLKDVFVVATSRPHAALSIPKAMRPNATYYLQDLLPEDAKMLFRCYIKAKDDNLWNKIKSDAPQLHSFCLSPLILQFVARACITESGIPVAGLISITRVYITALSDLQHCSNFRQRGLRQNMQRMAKVAFDATRDSTVVISERRLVQEGLDVDTVQDLVIVFHNRKGASAKIMKGERKLHFTHQTVQECFAALHILQGMSVIEFQDFAESIFFLDHWSMVRQFTCGIMLDIALKKDDEDLEWIYENDEDLQITADLEKKSRILTEALESQLKYFTPLETWREDDKHRYMSLLSDIAECNNNQLTRKAIEKFPQELDLQSMPLNSTTTALLCKVLSRQKKTLNKVYLIGCLSAPDDTQQVISAIMKMPGRIRVLWLGGSILSELPPISFFAKIKEELWMWNCFAAPDDGTTKKKRHVNKDESSQIQKMLNQLNNPLLEVYLGFDDDNVPIILRSQT